The region gatgaagtatTGCAACACCATAGCCTTTAGCGATGGCACGAATCCAAAGTTGATATGGGAGCCTAAGATCTCCTGGAAAGTATttaatgaacatacatacacatagtcacgtttatatctcttgccgggcagacagagccaacagtcttggaagtctgataggccacgttcagctgtaaggattcatgatggaattaagattcaattaGGGACAGGTTGAAAGCTCGCCGAACACAAAACCCATGTGCCTATATCGTAGtcgttttttacgacatccatacgAACAATACGTtaatgaaatctttgcttgaaCGAAAAGTACTAGGACTGAAAGATTTACAggaaaaatacaatttgtaaGTTGATAAATTAAGGTAAACctaaagatttcttttttaaatttaaaagtacctTTTTTTCGTTATAAAATCATGATATATGGATAGTGTAGTACACTGTACAGGTTTCCGTATACGAGTATGTTCCTTTGCTTTTTCGTtcgacttttttttaaatagttttttctaAGATAGTAGTGTTGGAGGGTTAGTGCTCTGTTAGATAAAGCTACACTACTCCCATGACACAAGAAAGACAACTGGAACGTTGGGAGCCGTGGGTATTGACAGGATTGTGGTCCAAAAAGTCTTCACATGTAAATTTAGACTGGAAACTTACCTTTGGAAACATTACAGTCATGATGTTAGAAATTTGGCTTCCCCAGTCGCCGCCTTGTATGTAAAACTTCTGGTGACCCAGCCTGTGCATCAAGTTCCTCATGATTACTGCCATTTGAGCTGGACCAAGCCCAGGACGAGACGCCggctgaaaattttatttaataacgaaAATTACCAGCAACTTAAAAGCCAgaaattgaaacaaataaaaggtCCTCGCAAAATATAGAATACTTAGATCATTAAAATCCATACgtgcataaaaaagaataggaccgtcactctatctcgttcccatggatgtcgtaaaaagcgactaagggatgggctagcaacctagtCAAAAATTCAGTTTTTAAGTCAAAggtaaattacacagattaaataGATTAGAAGGTTGAAGAGATCATTGCTGGACGTcgcaaaagatgatatgcgagCCAATGGACTGAAATCCAAGGACGCCGAAAACCTGGTCAAGTGGAGAGAGAAGagtcggaaggcggaccccgggtcccgaaacacttctgtggagggtgcaatcGGGAacacagagagagagagaataaATTACAGTCTCATTTTAGCTGTCTAAAATAATGCCATCAAATAATCCTGTAAACAACCCAAGTTTCGCAGCTCAGTGTTTCTaccgtaaaaagttgtgagatccatgtaataccaagtccgttaatctatttagtctcTACCTAAAGGACCTtctgtattaatttattacataagttattatcatgccaatattaaaaatatataatgccTGATTGATAAATAACTGAAAATTCAGGCGTCTTGCTTTTTCCACGACGAAATTGGGTGTCGAAAATGGACTGATTTGCTTCGAGAAATGGATGGTGCTCGACTTAAATTACTTACATCAGAAAACCCATATCCAGGTAGACTTGGCACAATGACTTCTATCGCGTAGTCTCTTTCCTTAGTAACTGCTGTTAGAAGTGGAATAGCTTCGTAGAATTCTCTTACTGAACCTGGCCAGCCGTGAAGGAGAAGAAGAGGAattacttctttatttttgacctgtagataaaaaaaaatctagatgaaacaaagttattattttaataaatgtttagtggacaaattacacagaacgaagcctcaaagtaagttcgtaacttgtgttacgagatactaactcaacgatactatatttcataaaaaatacgtaGATAAAAATGCGTTGTCAGCAAATGTACGTAACGGGCATTGCGAGGTACTTCTGTCtactgttttaattaaattacacgATAACAATAATCGTGAGGATATTGTTCGTGAAGTGTTAGACAGTGGAAGTACATCCAGTCTTATGACTGAAAAACTGTGTCAACAGTTAAGCTTACAGATTAGTCAGGTAACTAGCTCAATCCTaggcataaaaatatttttttataaaaatccaagacccagaccaatttgtaaaagttcgtttctcatcatgacctgaccgggatttgaacccgggagaACAGACAAGCGCATTCCCGCTACGCCACAGGCAGTCATCAATGATTTTTATCGCCTTTGTCCAAAATTATGACAAACTGTGCCATATGGTtttcagcactttagaataggaccacttcataaTTTTCCCAtaggtgtcgtaaaaggcgactaaggcttaggctaataaactttggattcctcttgtaggccatgggctagcaacccgtcattatttgaatctcaattccgccATACAGCTGTActtggccttccagtcttttcgaggctgttggctcagtccaccccgcaagggatatagacgtgattatgtgtatgtataccaATCTCACCTGAGGTTTAACCCTGATGAAATGAACATCCAAACCTTGAATATTAGTCTTGAACTGCGGGTATTGATTCAAAAACCTTTCTCTCTCCCTGAACGGGTACTTTACAGCCCAATAAGTGGTCCATTCGTCTATCATTTTAGTGTTAAACCCGTATTCGAAGCCGACTCCTTCAAGAGGCAGTCGAAAAGGGACGTGATTCTTCAGTCTTGATTTGAGATCTTTGATCATCTGAAATGCaaacgaaattaaaaacatcatttgtgccttgtggttctcGATACTTTATAATGGAcccgtggatgttgtaaatggtgttaaagaaaataggtactattcatctagtgcagcttttactTTGATCCATTAGAGGTCAGgttaccctgcaaaggttgcggaggtcagacgggagtcgcttcgtgtgaaaacctaaCTTACCCTATCCAGGATCATTTCCAATGGCGCACCCCGGGTTCCACTTCAGGGGAAAGATTCCGATGTTAGTGTATAGAATACTTCATCACATTAATTCGTATgtctattttttgtatatggaATAGAatacaatagatttattttcaatattggattCCAGGTATTACTTAATGACGtgacatcacttaaatcttattatatctattaccgcttccaaagcgcatgtataGATGAAGCGGCGtgacaaactacactgcagcattttaacCGGACGTCAATGTAGATCTCATGAAGATGAAAGAAAGTCtgacagataataaataagccTTTTTCAGGAAAGCATGTGAGTTCCTGTTCAGGAGTAAACACTCATACACTACACATATCTTCAAAACTCTAATTTGGTTcaatatctatacatataatcatgtctatatcccttccggggtagacagagccaacaatcttgaaaagactgataggccacgttcagctgtttggcttaatgatagaattgagattcaaatagtgacaggttgccagcccatcgcctaaaagaagaatcccaagtaaataagcctatcctttagtttAAGTTCAATATATTCCAAATTAAGTTACTAACTGCCGTgcggttgccggcaccaatagaaaaaagaataggaccactccatctcgttcccatggatgtcgtaaaagacggttaagggataagcttacaaacttggcattcttcaattaggcgacgggctagcaacctgtcactattttaatctcaattctatcactaagcccaATAGCTCAATgtagcctatcagttttttcatgactgttggatctgtctacatacattcatataatcacgtctataccacgcaagggatatagacgtgatatataataaataaataaatatatacgggacaaattacattaattgggttagcctcgaagtaagtttgagacttgtgttacgagatactaactcaacgatactgtgttttataataaatacttacaaatacagataaacatccaagacccaggccaatcataaaaagttattttctcatcatgccctggccgggattcgaacccgggacctccgatgtcacagacaagcatacaaccgctgcgccacatagGCTGTCATatatcatgtatgtatgttaagttacctaaaaatacttacaccATCACTAAATGTGATATTAAAAGGCCTGACACTCGTATCCTGCTTCCCCTTCAAAGACTCATCACCCCACCATTCTTCGTAATTCAGGTTGGGTATCGGTGGGGGTGGTTGGAGGAACAGCCAGTAACCCAAGCCGAGGATCACCACAGCTGGTATCAAGAGCAGCCATAACAAGGCGCGAATCAGACGAgactataaattaaaacatgtatatttaaaaaaaaataagttcctTTTTCGAAAAAGgtatcgtattttttttttttttgagaaaagaAACATTAATACAGTCTCAACTgggtgatttttttaaaatatgttttatataaattgataattttacatacatacatatagtcacgcgtatatcccttgcggtagacagagccaacagtcttttaaagactgaaaggccacagtCAGCCGTGtggcaaaattttattttttttagaagcTTCAGAACAAACAGCATTGCAACATTTTCATCGAACGTCGATTCACAAATATGCGCCTCTTTAATCTAAATCGTTAACGAATGCACATTTTGTACATTAAATCAACATGTATTACCAGGTAATCCTAAAACTGTTATGTTGTATTTAATCTATactctatactaatattataaagctgaagtgtttgtttgtttgaacgcgctaatctcagggaccactggttcgaattgaaaaattatatttgtgttgagtagaccatttatcgaggaaggctttaggctatataacatcacgctgcaactataaggagcaaagaaataatggaaaatgtgaaaaaaaaaacggggtaaatcattcatacttgagggcttcaatgatgcccataataactattccacgcggccGAAGTCacgagcacagctagtttttgcataattttaaGGTCGCTACCGCCATGACACCAATAGCTAAtactattaaataattgtgCGCTAATAACGTGATCATTTTCCCGTTTGATAATTTATAGTATACCTTCACCTTCTTTACCTGACTTAACCgctattacatacctacatacagtcacgtctctATTCCTAGCGGGGTTGACAgaacaaacagtcttgaaatgtctaaaaggccacgtttagctatagGGCTTTatggatggaattgagattgaaataatgagaggttgctaacccatcgcctaaaagaaaaatcccaagttttttagcctatcccttagtcgccttttactacatccatgggaaagagatggagtggtcctattctcttttctattggtgccgggaaccacacggaatccGCTATTATTTCTTGATACTTATCGCTGATCGAACGAACTGGCAAAATATGGTCGAACCGAATAAATATAACCCTCCTTTTTTCTTCGCCGTAGTCGGGTAAAAAGCAATGTAAAGGTAAACCCAGGTTCAAATCTAGAGGCTTTAGATActaatgactcttttctgaagtgtgtactgaaattaatttgtaacttaaaccagcagttcctgagattagcgcgttcaaacaaacaaacaaacaaactcagctttataatattagtgtaaataaaaaattttttttgcgcAATATGGGTACAATCAGGTCTTTTTCAGatattgcaaaatatttataagttaatagctgtgcccgcgacttcatccgcgtggaatagttatgttgggcatcattaaagccctcaaggatgaataattttccccgttttttttcacatttaccattattatttcttcgctcctagaagttgcagcgtgatgttataattatagcctaaagccttcttcgataaatggtctattcaacacaaaaataatttttcaattcgaaccaaaagtttctgagattagagCGTCACAAACAAagtcttcagctttataatattagtacagattAAATTGATAAACACGCACCTTGGCCATTATACAGTAAATCCtacaatattttcttcaataataaTGCAATCTTTCACTTcaaactataaaattcttaattcatctttttatttatctttttttacacATGTTGCTCGTGGACACTTGCACATTGAAAGTGAATTTCGCGACGACTGAGTTTATCAGCAAAGATAATAACTGAGATTAAAACTCTGATACATTGAAAACCATTTATGAATttgtaacattaattaattgcataatgtttatatttgccgtgtggttcccggcacgggcaaagggcgactaagggataggcttataaacttgggattcttcttttaggcgatgggctagcaacccgtcactatttgaatctcaattctatcattaagccaaacagctgaacgtggcctatcagtcttttgaagactgttggctctgtctaccccgtaagggataaagacgtgatcatatattatgtatgtatgtatttatattttaataagttacaaTTACGACTACAAAAAAAGCTTAACTCTgattaattatattgaaaaagGACCTTTTATctcattattattacttaatgCCGTGTTGTTTCCGGCTTCTCTTTCagatggatgtcgtcaaagtcgactaagggatagacttttaGACTTGGGATTTAGTTGTTacaggcggtgggctagcaacttgtcactatttgaatctcaattctatcataaagcctaacagctgaacgtggcctgacAGACTTTCAAGACAGCttgctttgtctaccccgcgtgGGATATAGACAAAGCCAGCTGTCTTGATCCAGATGATATGGATGGATTGTACTTAAAGAATATTGTACTTATTTTCatagtcataataaaataaaataatgttagaattattgaaaatggaatttgtattatacatatatataaaacattttgctTGTAACACCAATATAATATTGTACTTCATATTGGTGTTACAagcaaaatgttttaaaaacgattctatttttcacttttaaaataaatcaggaAATGACGtgtgtaaaaaagaatatgacggTCGACAGTCTGAAATAGTTTTTGACATTTTGCATTCAATAACTATTAGGCTCCGTCTACCGTATGTTAAAAACTTGTTACTTGATAGCGAAGAAAAtaacgcgctcagccaatagctgcgacgaatctaaatcgcgattacaaagatttctcAGATTGGAGCACAAATACAAcatccgactcaacatcgtcggagccgcggttccccaggcatcataCCTAGTCtgacggaagatcttccctttctCATTCATTCGGACAGGACTCCGAGCTAAGGACCGTGATGCCAGTAGGATTATGATAATGTGtctgaaattataataaatacagataCAGGCAAAACCACTTACCGGATTCGTTCATTAGAAAATACAAAGTGTTACAATGATTGCATTCGCTAAGTTAGAATTTTCCCTTCGGCCTATTTTAAAAACCaaattttgtctgtttgtttgttttttatctctttattgccctattcatttattaaaaaagaacagtcgtaagatttagaagaataatgTACAATGGCTGACTTATCCCAATTTGATAAGGTAGAATTTTCGGAAGTACCATAATGGCGGAAGTCCCAGGCATCCGCCAGTTAGTTTACAAAATAGGGAAAGTGTAGGAGTTACTACATTACATGTTCCTTATAATCCAGTTTCGTACGATTGCattaagtgaaaaaaaatggaGGTCCTAAGATCttaaggtacctacctattataaGCTAAGggtaattttttatcattagataattgttttctttctttgtCGAATGAAAACAGATTTATGAGATAAAAATGCAATGGTGTaaagctgtttcgctttttattataacatgaAACGGgaagtgggaagacctagtcgaacgtatcttgatcaaattaaggacgtcctggtaaagggtcaggtcaaaagtacccgaaaccgttgagcttgcatgaagagagttatgaatgtggatgaagcgaaggtagttatgcagagatcgtggcaagtggaaagaggtagtctctgcctacccctccgggaaagaggcgtgattttatgtatgtatgtatgtatgaaacgggacagcgatagtttttcgcgagTTAAAAACGTCGACGCGCGTTTCATGCCAGCTCCACAGTAAGTCCCGATGACGTcatcaccactctggagatgAGTCCGAGGTCCATCGACGACCACGGTTTTTACCCGAAGCGACTCTTGTCTGACCTTTTTTTGTGCCTACAGAgacgaaataaatacttttttacttttactttacttttacctccgcaacctttgcagggaaacctaatctatatttaattatgaataaatattcagTTGTCTGAACAATTACCTATCATTCCCACATCTAGCTTAAGATAATTCATTAGCActcttagatatttttttatcgattacaGTTTGATAATTCGtcttttatcgataaaaaattTCAACGTCCGGTTAATGAATGAAGACTTTGGACTTTGATAATTGAAATGTTTAGTTCTAATGTAAGTAATACCGCTTATTCCCTGCAAAAGTTACTTGGGAACTTAAAGATAAATtactaatttatatgaaagtttttagtattataaaatacatacgtatgaGAAGAGAAAAGTaagaatttcaaaaatttgttatattttgacAGGTGTTCTGAAATTAAGTTTGTCTTACTTAAAAATGAGTTAACTTAGCCAATCATTAGCCAATTTATCGATTCAATATTCCTTACATCCTTcgatcaattaaaaaaaacatttcggCCTCGATAAATCGATGCAATCGAGTGGAAAAACGATTATGTATCACTTTAAACTAGACTGTTTGTATACGAACCATTTTGTAGTTTTagtatcttaaaaaattaataaataaggtattttattcattagaaAGTTGAAACTAATTTTATCTCTAGTTTAAAGGTAAGAATTA is a window of Amyelois transitella isolate CPQ chromosome 26, ilAmyTran1.1, whole genome shotgun sequence DNA encoding:
- the LOC106139793 gene encoding juvenile hormone epoxide hydrolase-like — protein: MAKSRLIRALLWLLLIPAVVILGLGYWLFLQPPPPIPNLNYEEWWGDESLKGKQDTSVRPFNITFSDGMIKDLKSRLKNHVPFRLPLEGVGFEYGFNTKMIDEWTTYWAVKYPFRERERFLNQYPQFKTNIQGLDVHFIRVKPQVKNKEVIPLLLLHGWPGSVREFYEAIPLLTAVTKERDYAIEVIVPSLPGYGFSDPASRPGLGPAQMAVIMRNLMHRLGHQKFYIQGGDWGSQISNIMTVMFPKEILGSHINFGFVPSLKAMVLQYFISFYPTLFMEASLVERLEYNKLVLVELGYYHLQSTKPDTIGVCLTDSPVGLLAYILEKSVAATNLHNVKLEDGGMRSWRFSKDQILDNLMIYWTGNSITTSIRIYAESASKAHTKLGFHLLKSYVPTWVAQAKYEIYYHPPVVLRMKYDNLVNVSVLNEGGHFLAWELPKVFSEDVLNAIAAFKKLQKSKDEL